One segment of Comamonas thiooxydans DNA contains the following:
- a CDS encoding ABC transporter ATP-binding protein, producing MNQMHSNQRLMDKGQSPKLLEVQSLNAWYGAAHILHQVSLAVGRGEVVALMGRNGAGKSTTLKSIAALVPRREGSIRFMGEAMEKKASHQIAQRGLGYVPEDRRIFTELTVLENLEVGKQKPRRWPDGQAVPHWTPEKLFTLFPNLGEMPDRLGGRMSGGEQQMLSVARTLMGQPCLVLLDEPSEGVAPLIVEQMARTILELKAQGIGILLSEQNLPFAEVVADRAYVLEKGQIVHTASMVELAGDKAVRQQYLGV from the coding sequence ATGAATCAAATGCATAGCAACCAGCGCTTGATGGATAAGGGACAGAGCCCGAAATTGCTTGAAGTACAGAGCCTCAACGCCTGGTATGGCGCGGCCCATATCCTGCATCAGGTATCGCTGGCCGTGGGACGCGGCGAGGTCGTGGCGCTGATGGGGCGCAATGGCGCGGGCAAGTCCACCACGCTCAAAAGCATTGCCGCCCTGGTTCCGCGCCGGGAGGGCAGCATTCGCTTCATGGGTGAGGCGATGGAAAAAAAGGCCTCGCACCAGATCGCGCAGCGCGGCCTGGGCTATGTACCGGAGGATCGCCGCATCTTCACCGAACTGACGGTGCTGGAGAACCTCGAGGTCGGCAAGCAAAAGCCTCGCCGCTGGCCCGATGGCCAGGCCGTTCCGCACTGGACGCCCGAAAAACTGTTTACGCTTTTCCCCAACCTGGGCGAGATGCCTGACCGCCTGGGCGGGCGCATGAGCGGTGGCGAGCAGCAGATGCTGAGCGTGGCCCGCACGCTGATGGGCCAGCCCTGTCTGGTGCTGCTGGACGAGCCCTCCGAGGGGGTTGCTCCGCTGATCGTCGAGCAGATGGCACGCACGATTCTCGAACTCAAGGCGCAGGGCATAGGCATCTTGCTCAGCGAGCAGAACCTGCCATTTGCCGAGGTCGTGGCCGACCGTGCCTATGTGCTGGAAAAAGGCCAGATCGTGCACACAGCCAGCATGGTCGAGCTGGCTGGCGACAAGGCCGTGCGCCAGCAATATCTGGGCGTGTAG
- a CDS encoding ABC transporter ATP-binding protein has translation MKLLQVQNVSKAFGGVKAVQQVSFDLQAGELLALIGPNGAGKSTTFNMVGGQLLPDSGQVLLNGQSITGLPPRAIWRKGVGRTFQIAQTFASLSVVENVQMTLLSADRRIFSWWPRAASHRRSDALALLEQVGMAAQADRPCSALAYGDVKRVELAMALAHDPLLLLMDEPTAGMAPGERVALMQLTRQLAQQRRMGVLFTEHSMDVVFGQADRVAVLVRGQLLAEGRPQAIRDDARVQQAYLGTGLVLEKQQ, from the coding sequence ATGAAGCTGCTGCAGGTACAGAACGTCAGCAAGGCCTTTGGCGGCGTGAAGGCCGTGCAGCAGGTCTCATTCGATCTGCAGGCAGGCGAGCTGCTGGCCCTGATCGGCCCCAACGGCGCCGGCAAGAGCACCACCTTCAATATGGTCGGCGGCCAGTTGCTGCCCGACAGCGGCCAGGTGCTGCTCAATGGCCAGAGCATCACCGGCCTGCCGCCGCGCGCCATCTGGCGCAAGGGCGTGGGACGCACCTTCCAGATTGCACAGACTTTTGCCTCGCTCAGCGTGGTGGAAAACGTGCAGATGACTCTGCTGTCGGCCGATCGCAGGATCTTCAGCTGGTGGCCGCGTGCCGCCAGCCACCGGCGTTCCGACGCCCTGGCCCTGCTGGAGCAGGTGGGCATGGCAGCTCAGGCCGATCGCCCCTGCAGCGCCCTGGCCTATGGCGATGTGAAACGAGTGGAGCTGGCCATGGCGCTGGCCCATGATCCGCTGCTGCTGCTCATGGACGAGCCCACTGCCGGCATGGCCCCGGGCGAGCGTGTCGCGCTGATGCAGCTGACGCGCCAGCTGGCGCAGCAGCGCCGCATGGGCGTGCTGTTTACCGAGCACAGCATGGACGTGGTCTTCGGTCAGGCCGACCGTGTGGCCGTGCTGGTGCGCGGCCAGCTGCTGGCCGAAGGCAGGCCGCAAGCCATCCGCGACGACGCGCGCGTGCAGCAGGCCTACCTCGGTACCGGCCTCGTTCTTGAAAAACAGCAATGA
- a CDS encoding ABC transporter permease encodes MSASGLLAQLLNGLASASSLFLVSVGLSLIFGVTRTINFAHGSFYMLGAFIAYSSVDRLSPHIGFWPALLLAPLACGALGALTETLLLRRIYKAPELFQLLATFALVLVIKDAALWLWGPEELFGPRAAGLEGSVEILGRQFPTYDLFLIAVGPCVLLGLTLLLTRTRFGTLVRAATQDREMVGALGVNQAWLFTAVFALGTLLAGLGGALQLPREPASLEMDMLTIGAAFVVVVVGGMGSIPGAFMAALLVAELKAVCIWLGVQEIAGFELSFSKLTLVVEFLVMAVVLIWRPWGLLGKPQALARNAGEPEQPLRRSGRGATAAWLGLLGALVLLPLAAGAAEGGSYATVLLADIFVAALFASSLHFILGPGGMHSFGHAAYFGLGAYGAALLVRALDLPMEAALLLGPLVAAAGALLYGWFCVRLSGVYLTMLTLAFAQISWAIVFQWDDFTGGSNGLTGVWPPEWASQGPAFYWLALGICALGIYLLRRLLFSPLGYALRASRDSALRADAIGIDVRRVQWMAFVIAGLFAGLAGALFAFSKGGVAPDAMSVTKSVDALVMVLLGGVQTLAGPVVGAAAFTWLHDTVARNTEYWRALMGATMLILVLLAPQGIAGYAQLLWSRVSAKDKAGTRT; translated from the coding sequence ATGAGTGCATCCGGCCTGCTGGCCCAGTTGCTCAACGGACTGGCCAGCGCATCGTCGCTGTTTCTGGTTTCGGTCGGGCTGTCGCTGATCTTCGGTGTCACCCGCACCATCAACTTCGCCCATGGCTCGTTCTACATGCTGGGCGCCTTCATCGCCTACAGCAGCGTGGACCGGCTTTCGCCCCATATCGGTTTCTGGCCCGCGCTGCTGCTGGCTCCGCTGGCCTGCGGCGCACTGGGGGCACTGACCGAGACACTGCTTCTGCGCCGCATCTACAAGGCGCCCGAGCTATTCCAGCTCCTGGCCACGTTTGCGCTGGTACTGGTCATCAAGGATGCGGCGCTATGGCTGTGGGGCCCCGAGGAACTGTTCGGCCCGCGTGCCGCAGGGCTTGAAGGCTCGGTGGAGATTCTGGGCCGCCAGTTCCCCACTTACGATCTGTTCTTGATAGCTGTCGGCCCTTGCGTCCTCCTGGGCCTGACGCTTTTACTGACCAGAACCCGCTTTGGCACCCTGGTGCGTGCCGCCACGCAGGACCGCGAAATGGTGGGCGCCCTGGGCGTCAACCAGGCCTGGCTGTTCACCGCCGTCTTCGCATTGGGTACGCTGCTGGCAGGCCTGGGCGGCGCGCTGCAGCTGCCGCGCGAGCCCGCCAGCCTAGAGATGGACATGCTCACCATTGGCGCCGCATTTGTGGTGGTCGTGGTCGGCGGCATGGGCAGCATACCGGGCGCCTTCATGGCCGCATTGCTGGTGGCGGAGCTCAAGGCCGTCTGCATCTGGCTGGGCGTGCAGGAGATCGCGGGCTTCGAGCTGTCGTTCTCCAAGCTCACCCTGGTGGTGGAGTTCCTGGTCATGGCCGTGGTGCTGATCTGGCGGCCCTGGGGCCTTCTGGGCAAGCCCCAGGCACTGGCACGCAACGCTGGCGAGCCCGAGCAGCCATTGCGCCGCTCGGGGCGCGGCGCAACGGCCGCATGGCTGGGCCTGCTCGGCGCGCTGGTGCTGCTGCCGCTCGCGGCAGGCGCCGCCGAAGGCGGCAGCTATGCCACCGTGCTGCTGGCCGATATCTTTGTCGCGGCCCTGTTTGCGAGCAGCCTGCACTTCATACTCGGACCTGGCGGCATGCACTCCTTCGGCCACGCGGCCTACTTCGGCCTCGGTGCCTACGGTGCGGCCCTGCTGGTGCGCGCGCTGGATCTTCCCATGGAAGCCGCACTGCTGCTCGGTCCTCTGGTCGCGGCTGCCGGCGCCCTGCTCTATGGCTGGTTCTGCGTGCGGCTGTCGGGCGTCTATCTGACCATGCTGACGCTGGCGTTTGCGCAGATCAGCTGGGCCATCGTCTTTCAGTGGGATGACTTCACCGGCGGCAGCAATGGCCTGACCGGCGTCTGGCCCCCTGAATGGGCATCGCAGGGCCCGGCGTTCTACTGGCTGGCTCTGGGCATCTGCGCACTGGGCATCTATCTGCTGCGTCGCCTGCTGTTTTCTCCTCTGGGCTATGCGCTGCGCGCATCGCGCGACTCGGCGCTGCGGGCCGATGCGATCGGCATCGACGTGCGCCGCGTGCAGTGGATGGCATTCGTGATCGCCGGGCTGTTTGCCGGCCTGGCCGGAGCCCTGTTTGCCTTCAGCAAGGGCGGTGTTGCCCCCGACGCCATGTCGGTCACCAAATCGGTGGATGCGCTGGTGATGGTGCTGCTGGGCGGCGTGCAGACACTGGCCGGCCCCGTGGTGGGCGCGGCAGCCTTTACCTGGCTGCACGACACCGTGGCACGCAACACCGAATACTGGCGCGCGCTGATGGGGGCGACCATGCTGATTCTGGTGCTGCTGGCTCCGCAGGGCATTGCAGGCTATGCGCAGCTGCTGTGGTCGCGCGTGAGCGCCAAGGACAAAGCAGGAACAAGGACATGA
- a CDS encoding ABC transporter substrate-binding protein — MQLRWSLPLLTLAALPAWAQGVIKIGEINSYKAQPAFLEPYKKGMELAVEQVNAAGGIAGKKLQLIVRDDNATPGDAVRAAEELYTREKIDVLTGSFLSHVGLALTDYAKQKKRFFLASEPLTDKIVWADGNHYTYRLRGSTYMQTAMLVEEALKLKKKRWAIVYPNYEYGQSAVATFKTLMKARQPDIEFVVEQAPALGKIDAGSVVQALADAKPDAIFNVLFATDLGKFVREGNTRGLFKGREVVGLLTAEPEYLDPLKKEAPIGWTVTGYPWYSINTPEHAAFLKAYQARFKDYPRLGTIVGYNAIQSIAAGLRKTKGDPDTEKLIAAFKGLEVSTPFGPITYRAQDNQSTMGAYIGKTAYDEKLGRGVLVNYHYADGKNYQPTDEEVKKLRPATAN; from the coding sequence ATGCAGCTGCGCTGGTCCCTGCCCCTGCTGACACTGGCCGCCCTGCCCGCCTGGGCACAGGGCGTGATCAAGATTGGCGAAATCAACAGCTACAAGGCTCAACCCGCGTTTCTGGAGCCCTACAAGAAGGGCATGGAGCTGGCGGTGGAGCAGGTCAATGCCGCAGGCGGCATTGCCGGCAAGAAGCTGCAGCTCATCGTGCGCGACGACAACGCCACGCCGGGCGATGCTGTGCGTGCCGCCGAAGAGCTCTACACGCGCGAAAAGATCGATGTGCTCACGGGCAGTTTTCTCTCGCATGTGGGCCTGGCACTGACCGATTACGCCAAGCAGAAAAAGCGCTTTTTCCTCGCCTCCGAGCCGCTGACCGACAAAATCGTCTGGGCCGACGGCAATCACTACACCTACCGTCTGCGCGGCTCCACCTATATGCAGACCGCCATGCTGGTGGAGGAAGCACTCAAGCTCAAGAAGAAGCGCTGGGCCATCGTCTACCCCAACTACGAATACGGCCAGTCCGCTGTTGCCACCTTCAAGACGCTGATGAAGGCCAGGCAGCCCGATATCGAGTTTGTGGTCGAGCAGGCACCTGCGCTGGGCAAGATCGACGCCGGCTCCGTCGTGCAGGCGCTTGCTGACGCCAAGCCCGATGCCATCTTCAACGTGCTGTTCGCCACCGACCTGGGCAAGTTCGTGCGCGAAGGCAATACACGCGGCCTGTTCAAGGGCCGTGAAGTCGTGGGCCTGCTGACGGCAGAGCCCGAATACCTGGATCCGCTCAAGAAGGAAGCGCCTATCGGATGGACCGTGACCGGCTACCCCTGGTATTCCATCAACACCCCCGAGCATGCTGCCTTCCTCAAGGCCTATCAGGCCAGGTTCAAGGACTACCCGCGCCTGGGCACCATCGTGGGCTACAACGCCATACAGTCGATTGCCGCAGGCCTGCGCAAGACCAAGGGTGACCCCGACACCGAAAAGCTGATTGCGGCCTTCAAGGGCCTGGAAGTCTCCACGCCTTTCGGCCCCATCACCTACCGGGCACAGGACAACCAGTCCACCATGGGCGCCTATATCGGCAAGACCGCCTATGACGAGAAGCTGGGACGCGGCGTGCTGGTCAACTACCACTATGCCGACGGCAAGAACTACCAGCCCACGGACGAGGAAGTGAAGAAGCTGCGCCCCGCGACTGCGAACTGA
- a CDS encoding ferredoxin--NADP reductase yields the protein MSAFLEERVLSVHHWTDRLFSFTTTRDTSLRFSNGHFTMIGLKVDGKNLLRAYSIASPNYEEHLEFLSIKVPEGPLTSKLQNIQVGDTIIVGKKPTGTLLIDYLLPGKNLYLIGTGTGLAPWLAVARDPETYERFDNVVVVHGVRQVQELAYQELFEKELPEHEFLGDIVKGKLHYYPTVTREPFRNQGRISAQINNGTFPQNLGLPDLNPETDRVMLCGSPAMLSELKELLEKRGFKEGNTTTPGDFVIERAFVEK from the coding sequence ATGAGTGCTTTTCTTGAAGAACGCGTGCTGTCCGTCCACCACTGGACCGACCGTCTTTTCTCCTTCACCACCACCCGCGACACATCGCTGCGCTTTTCCAACGGCCATTTCACCATGATCGGCCTGAAGGTGGATGGCAAGAACCTGCTGCGCGCCTACTCCATCGCCAGCCCCAACTACGAAGAGCATCTGGAGTTCCTGTCCATCAAGGTACCCGAAGGCCCTTTGACCTCCAAGCTGCAGAACATCCAGGTGGGTGACACCATCATCGTGGGCAAGAAGCCCACAGGCACGCTGCTGATCGACTATCTGCTGCCCGGCAAGAATCTGTATCTGATCGGCACGGGCACCGGCCTGGCTCCCTGGCTGGCCGTGGCGCGAGACCCCGAGACCTATGAGCGTTTCGACAACGTGGTCGTGGTGCATGGCGTGCGTCAGGTGCAGGAGCTGGCCTATCAGGAGCTGTTCGAGAAGGAATTGCCCGAGCATGAATTCCTCGGCGATATCGTCAAGGGCAAGCTGCACTACTACCCCACGGTGACACGCGAGCCCTTCCGCAACCAGGGCCGTATCTCGGCCCAGATCAACAACGGCACCTTCCCGCAAAACCTGGGTCTGCCCGATCTGAATCCCGAGACCGATCGCGTCATGCTCTGCGGAAGCCCTGCCATGCTGTCCGAGCTCAAGGAACTGCTGGAAAAGCGCGGCTTCAAGGAAGGCAACACCACCACGCCCGGCGACTTCGTCATTGAGCGCGCCTTCGTCGAGAAGTAA
- a CDS encoding IclR family transcriptional regulator, which yields MPPKPLPSASPSDDGRSFIVALARGLDVLSCFRSGEKLLGNQDIARRCGLPRSTVSRLTHTLTTLGYLIHVPEEGKYRLGTATLALGSAMLSRLDVRQIARPLMQKLAATTDAEVALAARDRHNMVYIEHCPSARFMHRDLDMGSRIPLATTAVGRAWLAASPASERQRALDYLQSHAPEQWAAAQAQLPLWPEAGNQPQPWLSCSFGDWQPEVNAIALAFSPGRGLPLMAVSLGGPSRFVTADALRQDGVPALQRMVRRLQQDIDRV from the coding sequence ATGCCACCCAAGCCTCTCCCTTCGGCTTCGCCAAGCGACGATGGCCGCAGCTTCATCGTCGCGCTGGCACGCGGGCTGGACGTGCTGTCCTGCTTTCGCTCTGGCGAGAAGCTGCTTGGTAACCAGGACATCGCCAGGCGCTGCGGACTGCCCAGGTCCACGGTCTCGCGCCTCACGCACACGCTGACCACGCTGGGCTACCTCATCCATGTGCCCGAAGAGGGCAAATACCGCCTGGGCACAGCCACGCTGGCCCTGGGCAGCGCCATGCTCTCGCGCCTGGACGTGCGCCAGATCGCACGCCCGCTGATGCAAAAGCTGGCCGCCACCACCGATGCCGAGGTGGCCCTGGCCGCACGCGACCGGCACAACATGGTCTACATCGAGCACTGCCCCAGCGCGCGCTTCATGCACCGCGACCTGGACATGGGCTCGCGCATCCCCCTGGCCACCACGGCCGTGGGCCGAGCCTGGCTGGCCGCCAGCCCCGCATCCGAGCGCCAGCGCGCGCTGGACTATCTGCAATCGCACGCCCCGGAGCAATGGGCCGCGGCCCAGGCCCAGCTGCCGCTGTGGCCCGAGGCCGGCAACCAGCCCCAGCCCTGGCTGTCGTGCTCGTTCGGCGACTGGCAGCCCGAGGTCAACGCCATTGCCCTGGCCTTCTCGCCGGGGCGCGGCCTGCCGCTGATGGCCGTCAGCCTGGGCGGGCCTTCGCGCTTCGTCACGGCCGATGCGCTGCGCCAGGACGGCGTGCCTGCGCTGCAGCGCATGGTGCGGCGGCTGCAGCAGGACATAGACCGCGTCTGA
- a CDS encoding ABC transporter substrate-binding protein: MTAFAPFTRRRVGALALACAAVAAAGPALAQEVVKIGYSGPLSGGAAQYGKNVLDGMQMAVSEINAAAPEIGGKKVKIEIVPLDDKYNPSETAINAQRLVQQHKTAAILVPHSGGIFALQTTNERSNFIVLAYSSVPQITNRGNKLTLRIPPEFTSYIDPFSKYVMGRFGKKVALVGADHDYAKAWVAAFKPGWEKLGGTVVAENAMSYNRATDFYSGVSKALADKPDVLFVGGASEPTALVVKQARELGFKGGFVVMDQAKLDEMARVVGGYAPLEGAIGVMPVSEDTKPENKAFVERFGKVYPGRIPGSEAQWNYTAVHATVKAMQLAGSASDTKAIHAKLDEAYKSLRPDVNPGGVKGVDDRGGTLTTERGAAVRDGKIEAVMTVGSR; the protein is encoded by the coding sequence ATGACAGCATTCGCACCTTTCACCCGCCGCAGGGTGGGCGCGCTGGCCCTGGCCTGCGCCGCCGTGGCCGCTGCCGGCCCCGCGCTGGCGCAGGAGGTGGTCAAGATCGGCTACTCGGGCCCGCTGTCGGGGGGCGCTGCGCAGTACGGCAAAAACGTGCTCGACGGCATGCAGATGGCCGTGTCCGAGATCAATGCCGCCGCACCCGAGATCGGCGGCAAGAAGGTGAAGATCGAGATCGTTCCGCTGGACGACAAGTACAACCCGTCCGAGACCGCCATCAACGCCCAGCGCCTGGTGCAGCAGCACAAGACGGCGGCCATCCTTGTGCCGCACTCGGGCGGCATCTTCGCGCTGCAGACCACCAACGAGCGCAGCAACTTCATCGTGCTGGCCTACAGCTCGGTGCCCCAGATCACCAACCGGGGCAACAAGCTGACCCTGCGCATCCCGCCCGAGTTCACTTCGTACATCGACCCGTTCTCCAAGTACGTCATGGGCCGCTTCGGCAAGAAGGTGGCCCTGGTCGGCGCCGACCATGACTACGCCAAGGCCTGGGTCGCGGCCTTCAAGCCCGGCTGGGAAAAGCTGGGCGGCACCGTGGTGGCAGAGAACGCCATGAGCTACAACCGCGCCACCGACTTCTACAGCGGCGTGAGCAAGGCCCTGGCCGACAAGCCCGACGTGCTCTTCGTGGGCGGCGCCTCCGAGCCCACGGCCCTGGTCGTCAAGCAGGCGCGCGAGCTGGGCTTCAAGGGCGGCTTCGTGGTCATGGACCAGGCCAAGCTCGACGAAATGGCGCGCGTGGTCGGCGGCTATGCGCCGCTGGAAGGCGCCATCGGCGTCATGCCGGTCTCCGAGGACACCAAGCCCGAGAACAAGGCCTTCGTGGAACGCTTCGGCAAGGTCTACCCGGGCCGCATCCCGGGCTCCGAGGCCCAGTGGAACTACACGGCCGTGCACGCCACCGTCAAGGCCATGCAGCTGGCCGGCTCGGCCTCGGACACCAAGGCCATCCACGCCAAGCTCGACGAAGCCTACAAATCCCTGCGCCCCGACGTGAACCCCGGCGGCGTCAAGGGCGTGGATGACCGCGGCGGCACGTTGACCACTGAGCGCGGCGCGGCTGTGCGCGACGGCAAGATCGAGGCGGTAATGACGGTGGGGAGCAGGTAG
- a CDS encoding ABC transporter ATP-binding protein, which yields MLKFENVSLRYGSFLALDGVSLHADRGELVVLLGANGAGKSSLFLTASGIHRAAGGSIVWNGKELAGSKPSAIVQSGVVQCPEGRKLFPQMSVLRNLQLGAYVHRRDPSPSQKTLLEVMELFPILREKQHDPAGSLSGGQQQMVAIGRAMMGRPQVLLLDEPSLGLAPLVIKQMFEAIQRINAAGTTVLLAEQNAYAALKIAHRAYVMESGRIVREGRPAELLADDSIRKAYIGA from the coding sequence ATGCTGAAGTTTGAGAACGTGTCGCTGCGCTACGGCAGCTTCCTGGCGCTGGACGGGGTCAGCCTGCATGCCGACCGCGGCGAGCTGGTGGTGCTGCTGGGCGCCAACGGCGCGGGCAAGAGTTCGCTGTTCCTCACGGCCAGCGGCATCCACAGGGCCGCAGGCGGCTCCATCGTCTGGAATGGCAAGGAACTGGCCGGCAGCAAGCCATCGGCCATCGTGCAGTCCGGCGTGGTGCAGTGCCCCGAGGGCCGCAAGCTGTTTCCCCAGATGTCGGTGCTGCGCAACCTGCAGCTGGGCGCCTACGTGCACCGCCGCGACCCCAGTCCCAGCCAGAAGACGCTGCTGGAGGTGATGGAACTGTTTCCCATCCTGCGCGAGAAGCAGCACGATCCGGCCGGCTCGCTGTCGGGCGGCCAGCAGCAGATGGTGGCCATCGGCCGCGCCATGATGGGCCGGCCCCAGGTGCTGCTGCTGGACGAGCCCTCGCTGGGCCTGGCGCCCCTGGTCATCAAGCAGATGTTCGAGGCCATACAGCGGATCAACGCGGCCGGCACCACCGTGTTGCTGGCCGAGCAGAACGCCTATGCGGCGCTGAAGATCGCGCACCGCGCCTATGTGATGGAAAGCGGCCGCATCGTGCGCGAAGGCAGGCCGGCCGAATTGCTGGCCGATGACTCCATCCGCAAGGCGTACATCGGCGCATGA
- a CDS encoding ABC transporter ATP-binding protein gives MLKIDHLTKTFGGLAAVNDVSTVIEEGRINAIIGPNGAGKTTFFNLISCVHRPTSGTITFNGQDVTSLRTDQVAKLGVARTFQTTALFDRATVLDNLIVGHRLRTRSGLWDVLRGSSRLREEERVCREKARDALDFVGLSHVAGSIAGDITQEERKRVAFALALATDPKLMLLDEPAGGVNPEETEGLAELIRKLVRHGITVALIEHKMGMIMSLADKILVLSYGEKIAEGTPEEIRRNPAVIDAYLGSEHAEV, from the coding sequence ATGCTCAAGATTGACCATCTGACCAAAACATTCGGTGGACTGGCCGCAGTGAATGATGTCAGCACCGTGATCGAGGAGGGTCGTATCAACGCCATCATCGGCCCCAACGGCGCAGGCAAGACCACGTTCTTCAACCTGATCAGCTGCGTGCACAGGCCCACGTCCGGCACCATCACCTTCAACGGCCAGGACGTGACCTCGCTGCGCACCGACCAGGTGGCGAAACTGGGCGTGGCGCGCACCTTCCAGACCACAGCGCTGTTCGACCGCGCCACGGTGCTGGACAACCTCATCGTGGGCCACCGGCTGCGCACGCGCTCAGGCCTGTGGGACGTGCTGCGCGGCTCCAGCCGCCTGCGCGAGGAAGAGCGCGTGTGCCGCGAAAAGGCGCGCGACGCGCTGGACTTCGTGGGCCTGTCGCATGTGGCCGGCAGCATCGCGGGCGACATCACGCAGGAGGAGCGCAAGCGCGTGGCCTTCGCGCTGGCCCTGGCCACCGACCCGAAGCTGATGCTGCTCGACGAGCCTGCCGGCGGCGTCAACCCCGAGGAGACCGAGGGCCTGGCCGAGCTGATCCGCAAGCTGGTGCGCCATGGCATCACCGTGGCGCTGATCGAGCACAAGATGGGCATGATCATGAGCCTGGCCGACAAGATCCTGGTGCTCAGCTACGGCGAGAAGATCGCCGAGGGCACGCCCGAGGAGATACGCCGCAACCCCGCCGTCATCGATGCCTACCTGGGGAGCGAGCATGCTGAAGTTTGA
- a CDS encoding branched-chain amino acid ABC transporter permease, with protein MNGFIDSRVAWGLLLAAGIAFPWLAGNDYHLTVMSTAYIFAIATLGLNLITGYTGQLNLAHAGFMAAGAYTVGILTVDHGWPFWGGLVMSGVVCAVLGYLIGIVSLRLKGHYFSIFTLCVGYIMFLVIEKWEGLTHGTVGIMGIPAPESVGALSFESPLALYYLVLAFLVASVWVMRRIVKSLLGRTFVAIRNSDELAEALGINLMRNKVLAFMLSVVYAGVAGGLYAGFVRFIGPDMAGVHHTFDMMIFAMVGGMGTVLGPLLGAIGMPWITQYLQFLQEYRFIVFGPILVMLVIFMPYGVVGSFTAWRARRKAKEGKPHAQD; from the coding sequence ATGAACGGATTCATCGACTCCCGCGTTGCCTGGGGCCTGCTGCTGGCCGCCGGCATCGCCTTTCCCTGGCTGGCGGGCAACGACTACCACCTCACGGTGATGAGCACGGCCTATATCTTCGCCATTGCCACGCTGGGCTTGAACCTGATCACGGGCTACACGGGCCAGCTCAACCTCGCGCACGCAGGCTTCATGGCCGCGGGTGCCTATACCGTGGGCATCCTCACGGTGGACCATGGCTGGCCGTTCTGGGGCGGGCTGGTGATGTCGGGCGTGGTGTGCGCGGTGCTGGGCTACCTGATCGGCATCGTCTCGCTGCGCCTGAAGGGGCACTACTTCTCGATCTTCACGCTGTGCGTGGGCTACATCATGTTCCTGGTGATCGAAAAGTGGGAGGGCCTGACCCACGGCACGGTGGGCATCATGGGCATCCCCGCGCCCGAGTCCGTCGGCGCACTGAGCTTCGAGTCGCCGCTGGCGCTGTACTACCTGGTGCTGGCCTTTCTGGTGGCCTCGGTCTGGGTGATGCGGCGCATCGTCAAGTCGCTGCTGGGCCGCACCTTCGTCGCCATCCGCAACAGCGACGAGCTGGCCGAGGCGCTGGGCATCAACCTCATGCGCAACAAGGTGCTGGCCTTCATGCTCAGCGTGGTCTACGCGGGCGTGGCCGGCGGCCTGTACGCAGGCTTCGTGCGCTTCATCGGCCCCGACATGGCCGGCGTGCACCACACCTTCGACATGATGATCTTCGCCATGGTGGGCGGCATGGGCACGGTGCTGGGGCCGCTGCTGGGCGCCATCGGCATGCCCTGGATCACGCAGTACCTGCAGTTCCTGCAGGAATACCGCTTCATCGTCTTCGGTCCGATTCTCGTGATGCTGGTGATCTTCATGCCCTACGGCGTGGTGGGCAGCTTCACCGCATGGCGCGCGCGACGCAAAGCCAAGGAGGGCAAGCCGCATGCTCAAGATTGA